Within Pempheris klunzingeri isolate RE-2024b chromosome 24, fPemKlu1.hap1, whole genome shotgun sequence, the genomic segment CATCTGACGGCCAAACGACAGGAAACCATCAGAAGGAGAGACGGGAGTGGTGAgtatcgttattattattactattattaaaatgtactttaactaacataaacaaacatacataaaatatCAAAGGTGTTGAGTAttcattatataaaatatatacttaaatacacatttatttttatttcatgtctctTACATGATGCGCGAAATAAGAAAAAGCATCAAAGTTTTTTCTCACCTTtcttcctgtgtgtgcgtgtgtgctcaTCTCTGATTGGCCCACAGGAGAATGTGTCCTGCGTGGCTATTGAtggcagcggcggcggcggttGTAGGCCAGAAGAGCCGTGGGTCAGTGCTGGGAGCATGCAAGCTGCCAGGAGCTGCAGTCTGAGAGCAGCACAACGGTttgtcaataaagttttattcaaTTCAAACACACGGAACTCACCTCTTTTAAAGGTGCTACAAAGGTGATGAAAAATaaaccatgatgcattgcaAAAGCCCCAAAACACCATTTAGGATTCACAGGTCACGACTACATGTCCACTTACTGGTTATTTTTAGAGCTTTCGGCCGCATCGCCGCTGGTTTCTGCTCGCTGGTTGACTTTCCgaccttcacctcctcctgcaggagagCATCTGACTCTGCCGCTCAGACCTCACCGCAGAGGCTCCCGTCGTCCACGGCAACTGGCACCTGCAACCGCCCTCTCCGGcggactcctcctcttccttgtcGCTGCAGGCCAAACGCTCCTACTCCGTGGAGCACTTCCACTGGAAgtggaggaacaggaggagctcCTGGGTGGCGTCCAGCAGAAGAAGGACGTCCCCTATGAGATGAAGCACTTCCGGTGGGGCGGCCGGGTGGTGAGCAAACGCTCCTCAGGAACATCATCAACAAAGATGGCCAGCAGCAGAAGTGACACCGCAGAGCCCACCGAGAACTCTCATTGGACAGACGGGCTCATTCGCGGGGACCGATCAGAAGCTGAGAAACGGCGACTGATCCTGAAGGAGCAAAGGAGATGACGAGTGTTTAGATATTTATTGATTCgtgtaaatacatgtaaatgGCAAACAAACGACAAGACGCATGTGGTCTTCgtcaatatcaatcaatcaatttattcttccatcatcatcacatcaacCACCCCAACTTCAGGTGTTATCAGGGAAACTTAAAAAATTGATAATCCTAATTTTCATCCATTCACTGATTTCTCTAAACTACTAAAACTAATTAAGCTACTGAAGCTAATGGTTTTTGCCAGTTTTACGGCATATACAGCAGAATTTTAATGTTAATCGGCAGTGGGTTTTAACACTTCACAGCGTAAAAAAGCTGCATCCCGACTGCTTGAAAGACACGTTTTACAGcgtattttttaaataattaaataaaataattaatctcCATTAAATTTCCAAATCTACAAAAcctcacaacaacaacatggtGGACAACAGGGTTTTTAACAGGAAGTCAATCACAGAAAAACTATAGGCCTAATCTGTATTTTagggaaacagcagcagtgatcaAGTCAAAGATTAGATTATTAATGGTTTTATATTAAAGGAGCAGgctggtgtttttaaatctgagcCCATTCTGGTGACTATAAGTACAAAAAGAATTGtattgtgtctgacagcattatggaaaggatccctacagagagagacctggaaggaagatccttttggctgttatatcgctctctacacacaccagactacattcacaaaaatacggattttagctcacagaacacaggagctgctggtctgctgctgcctccatcagtcagttttgtttgtatttttgtgtgactttggtgtttgaaaTGGTTAATTTGGatactacactactacactaGTTGTACACTTAAATCTAAAACCTGCACTCATAGGTCGCACTTCCCTGTGGTGATTGTCCCGCTatttctgtaatttttacacCCAGATCACCAGCTAGCTTAAAAAGCTAAACCACAATGAtggcttctctttctccctctcactcgcctgctctctcctgctcagtgtgccacATGTTTAGTTATTCCTCGGCCTCGTTTACTGAAACTGGTAcgtgtaataaatgtagtttatttgccGTGCTGGAGGCGAGGCTCAGTGAGTTGGAGAAACGGTTCCGCACCATGGAGCATAAATCAGtagctgtagctagccagcccccagtagccggtgcgggccgacctagcttagctcctactcccccTGCGGTTCCCGCGCAGCCGGGAAACCAGGACGGCTGGGTGACTGCCCGGAGGAAACATAGCccaaaggagaagcccacggtgcaccaccaccttcaggtcCAACCGAttctccccactcagcgacacacccgctgagaacCAGACTTCATAGTCGGGAACGTGAAGTTAGCGGCACCAGAGAACATTGTGAAGTTAGcagaagagaccatatttctcctgtactggcttctcttcattggcttccagtaaaatctagaatagagtttaaaatccttctcctcacctacaaggctcttaagggtcaggccccatcatatcttaaagagtgtggggaattttaatactactttaATACTACTTATAAAAGGCCAATCATACAATACTGTGTGCCTTAAATTTGTACTAACAGCACTATATGTAAAactaattacagaacactggaccTGAATTAGCACTAATAACTGTATGActaacattataataataataaactgtataacctatatttgaactaactaagtgacctgtgagtgaactaataataCTATGTAATCAACCATTAGAGCCAATTGTTTTGCTAacactggaagctcagttcttactgacaatgtagCCTATGTACTGTTTTATATCAGCAAGGACAgacatattaatgcaatgcaccgccacagggaagagccataccccatagttgctaaagaggggaacaagcactggccccaggttctgaagggccagacacatgatgGTCAGGTGGGAcatttatggcaagaaagcacaagcacgcttacatgcactacaatacacacctcataaactaCATCTCACATCATAtactgggagctccaaggacgaAAGCTGGTGGAAGGCTGTCATTGTAACGGGAGGATGAGATAGCTGCAGGGGAGGGATGCTCTCAGAATGACTCTATTGTAAGAAGCACTCACATGATAGTGAAAGGTCaccagggaggatactttgtttacAGGTGCGGCTACTGGATggaaggtcgtgatgccaagaggctgggacctGCCTGTGCACgaacgaagggagggccaagtctaaaccgcggTTACTCCCCACCTAGTCAACCAATcataaataattgtattcttggtggaatgtatatactgttactacATACGtgtttcggggctcactctgggacctgttggctacagactaacagcttgctgactgtggttttcagagctcagactgagtccttgatcaagctcaatacttattcacacagaaaataaaacaccttaaatgagagaagttgcctgtccttcatcgaaaaaaacgaacacgcgacaagagctcatagtactgtactgccccactagagcactgcgctcccagactgcaggcctactggtggttcccaaagtctccaaaagtagtgcaggaggcagagccttcagctatcaggctcctctcctgtggaacctccttccagtctgggttcggggggcagacaccctctctacatttaagagtagactaaaaaccttcctttttgacaaggctggctcagggctggctcaggccttagaccaggCCCTAGgtatgctgctataggctcagactgccgggggactcccatgatgcactgggctcctctctattctctatcctcctcttcctctccatcattatgtctcatgtcagccaaatgtctgctaCTCACTTGCTATCTTCgccggagcctttctgtgctttctcatctctcaggttcctgtggatccagtggatcctggtcctggtcctgctgatgtggttctctgcttcatgaatcactgctgctgatcgtcggccactcgtcatgttttccaataatatcatactgctaatcttttagtcacattcctattgtctgtctctctctctctctctctctgtccaccctccacccaacacagacccctacagaagccgcccacattgagcctgggtctgttcgaggtttcttcccattaaaggggagttcttcctgccactgttgctcaatataatatctgatgctgctcatgtgggaattctttaatccttaatgttgaattcctgaatcattgggtctctctctaattaaagagtttggtctagacctgctctttatggaaagagtcttgagataacgctgttgtgaattggcactatataaataaagattgattgattgatttagacaccaaaatatgtacaaataagCTTAAAAATCTTGGAATAACACTAATAATGTTCATCTTCAGACTGTCGGTctgtcactttgggctcatttctcactattttcccCAGATGTACAAACCACACAATCAATGGGCTGATGGAAAAACATAACCAGCTAATGCATCAGCTGCAGGAGTGTGATGTAGGGACTCACTCTGGCTCCACAGTGAGCGGCGATCTCCTCAAACGGCGCCATCTGGAACCTCTCCACCGCCTGCAGCCTCCTCCTTCTcaccccctctgtcctctgcacaGCAAAAATCGACACgatacatgtttttaaatgtaggtcctctctgtccatgtcctggtgtctgaaggactggtaggtgttggaactggtccagtagaatTAGTCCACTAACCCTACAGAGATCAGAGGCGCCGTCAAGGGGGGGCCAGGGGCTTCCGGGCCACCCCTGAAAAATGCTTGGCCCCCCCAGTGGCCCCACCAGTTCTGATAGGTCAAGTTCACATTGGAAAATTTCGGAAATTGTAACTACGTTGTCCGAGTGCAAGTgaaagcagcactgcagcagctgcccggacagtggaagtcattttcaatggcagctgttgagacaaccagactaccaacaggtaagtcagtcaaacagtacttacttttagaacaaatagcatgtgtttggtaaactgtgtctgtgctgaacctcatgctggctgctctccgttactgagcatctcattagcttgtgttaaggatcaccagcacctgtgccgtgatgctacggcaatttgcagacaatgaagagaaagtctacggacatctcttcaATATGTGTGATGATGGAGGCCAGGATAACaccgccgagcaaacccatgaacagacagggacagagacagagcagggcagtgcagtgacaggtccagagaacagggaagaagtaaggcagcaggtcagacaggacacagctgttcatcctactgctggaccaacaggtgagcttcttattcatgtttactggtagatgagtttgaacagtcaacacagaactgactgtgggtcaataatacaactgtaatctgattactatggacagctactcatgttattactgttggttttgctgctgctattttaaattcagagtaacttattttcctcatgtttcatcacagatatttcccagtcaacatcagagggcccaaacagcagcatctcaagtttttccctcgtactcttcaagggggcagaagacgaggcttccagaaagactggcacagtgcTCACACATGGCTAGAATCCTCTCAGAGCTGTGGTCAAATGTctactgtcaaagacaatgcttttgtgGACATAGTCTGTTAGATGTTTACAGTTTActgtactgaaaacaatcaaaggcctctgtgtgctgcttttaaacttgagtagacttgttccctgttactgtttagttcattacatgaatgtactccctaatagtaaagctgtataatacaactaccctattagaacaatgaatttcctaactcataaataaaccaacacttaataaaacaggcttgtattagtccatgtacatctaagtagcattaactgtaaaattagaaagtatatgagtacgtgattccttaactcaatacttacaacagcttttcttcttgaaattccgttattgttttggttttggtgtgccaccccaggattttcactggccctatctAGCCCCCGCCTGTGAAAAGtttctgggggcgcccctgacagagagagacctggaagatccttttggtttaaccaccgTAAAGTCAATGATATTAATCGGGTCATGGAAGCACAAGCTAGCTCCAACAATAATTTACAATATATCAAATAATGcaaatcaataatgaaagactgaaaaatagCTCACCTGCACGCAGCACTTTGTTCTGCACGTCATCACAGTCAAACTGCAGTtggctggttggttggtttCCTCTATAACCTAAAGAAACAACACAACCATCTGAGCCATTAAGTCTTTCTTATGCAAGAAATCAATACACTGAAAATATCCTGTGTGTTTTCAATGTTCCTTCAGCATTTAACAGAGCTGCTGGTAACACTGAGAACAAATCTTCTACCTGAGAGCTTCAGTTAATTGACACACTGATCATAGTTTCTTCCACCTCTGTGTCTAGTAGTCGTGcaacatttaatttcaaattcaTTGTGCCCAATGACATTTTTGCTTAGTgtacaaaatttttttttttactaaactaaactaaactaaactaatgtatttcattCAAAGTCAATGTGAAGACTATAACTAATACTGTGTCACTTTCTGATTGAATTGAAGTCTTCCCCTCTGAATTTAAAGTATTCAGAGGGGAAAATATTAACGTgtcttaaaaaaatcaattacaatttacaaaataaatttcatTTGTGAAGATGCATAAAAATCTATAAGCATAAAAGACCATTGGAAAATTCCAGACAGTAGTTAATCAGCTGTTTCCAAACTTTAACAGTAaagtatattatttttttaattccataATTTCATTATTAACGGTGATTGTTTCAAAAACACCGAATCACAAATTTCGTTTTGTCCCTGAAGGCGACGCTGGGCTCGTCACGTACGTCGCGGCGACGTTAGAGTATACACGGAAGTAAGTAGTGAAAGCGGTAGCCGCAATGCTAACAACCATAGCAAACTGGTGCAGCTTTACTTTGGAGCTTTATACGAAGCGCATTGGTGACATTTTCAGTTAAACAACAACACTGTGTAAACGTCCGGTGACAATATTTAACGCAACTTATCAAATGTGCGTCGAAGCAGGAGCGTGACCAGGAGGGAGGCGATGCTAGCTGCTAACTAGTGCTACATCCATGTGGACATGGCTGCAGGATACCCCACACCGCAGTACTCCCATGCCGGACGTGGAGACTTCCGCGATGTTTATGAGCCGGCGGAGGACTCTTTCCTGCTGATTGACGCCCTGGAGAAAGAcgcagagaggctgcagctcaTGACGTCTGCTCACCTGTTTCACACTCAAACACTTGACATATTTCCAACACTTCACCTGAATGTTACCCGAGTCTCTAAATGTGGggtgtctctctgctccttctagtccgtgtgtgtgtctggaggtGGGCAGTGGCTCAGGTGTGGTGTCAGCATTCCTGGCATCTGTGATTGGACCATCAGCTCTCTATGTGTGAGTGATTCACTTACAACAGCTTTGTTTTCCGGCCAATAGAAGCTGGTTTActtacatgtgcatgtgttgttcTTCCAGTTGCACCGATGTGaatcctgcagcagctcagtgcaCAGCAGAGACAGCCTCCTGTAACAATGTGCCACTGGAGCCCATCGTCACGTCCCTGGTGAGACTCCCACGCTTCATGTGCAATGATGTGGACTTAAATATGCAGAAAAATGCAACTCTAAAAGGCCGTTTACCATCATTTTAGGTGGAGAGTCTTCTTCCACGCCTAAGTGGGAAAGTGGATGTCCTTCTCTTCAACCCTCCCTACGTGGTCACACCTTCAGAAGAGGTGGTCCAGCTCTGTCCGGCAGCTTACGGTCAGCTCGTGATATGAGATCTTGAACGGTGACTGACTCTCTTCCAGGTGGGCGGCAGAGGTATAGAGGCAGCCTGGGCTGGAGGGAAGCGAGGGCGAGAGGTGACTGACAGATTTCTACCTGTGGTGGCACAGCTGCTGTCCAGCAAAGGGTTATTTTACCTCATTACCATCACCGAGAACGATCCAGGTGAGTTCTCGGACGTCTCTGGAGTGGTTGTCAGCATGGGGAAACATTTAGAGCAACGCGTTCactcatttcttctcttctcaccAGAGGAAATCATCAGTTTACTTGTCAAATGCGGCTTGAGAGGAGAGTCCTGCTCATCTGCAAGAGCTGGAAACGAGAGGCTGTCCGTCTTACGCTTCCACAGGAAATGACACACGTCGCTAATAAATGCTCTGAATGGATTACGGGAGCTGTGACTGGAAACACTGTCAGGATATCGCAGGGGACCGTTTCATCTGCAAGGACAAATGTTTACTGCAAAGGAAAACTTAAAGCCAGAGACGCCTGGCATGAAGAACACTTCCTGATTGAAGCATCTGTCTTTACTCTACTGTAACATTTCAAGTGTCTCtgcaataataaaacagaaaagccaCTGCAAAGTGATTCCTTGCATTCACCCAGGCAGGTTTAATAGTGAAATAAGTTTCAGCTAAACAGACATTCAAAAGTTCATAATTCTACCAACACATCCATCTGGACAGCATTacacaacttgtttttttagAGGTTAATTCCAGTGCGACATTTCTTAAAAGGTACAGTTGGAATGTAGTTGTAGTTATGTTTTACACAAGAAGCTGAAATGCTACTATTTAATCTATGCATGTTATAAGCATCCCATGAAGAACTCTAACTCAACCTGAATGAAGGACTGTTTGGGGTGGTGGGACAGTAAAGTTAATTCTGTGGCCTCAG encodes:
- the n6amt1 gene encoding methyltransferase N6AMT1, whose product is MAAGYPTPQYSHAGRGDFRDVYEPAEDSFLLIDALEKDAERLQLMTPCVCLEVGSGSGVVSAFLASVIGPSALYVCTDVNPAAAQCTAETASCNNVPLEPIVTSLVESLLPRLSGKVDVLLFNPPYVVTPSEEVGGRGIEAAWAGGKRGREVTDRFLPVVAQLLSSKGLFYLITITENDPEEIISLLVKCGLRGESCSSARAGNERLSVLRFHRK